In Nitrosophilus alvini, the following are encoded in one genomic region:
- a CDS encoding PD-(D/E)XK nuclease family protein codes for MLIFPTVRAIRQERARLQAKGNVFLPKMVTIDEFIKRSVIVPGKKAVDEDTRVILLGRAADFDDFKKLKIERDFFKFLKNSDFFFRFFEELSVEKVDISSLYITDIYAEYSEHLDILQELKRRYEKLLEEYSFFDRFQIPSLYRLNRNFIGQIEYVKLYLEGFATNFELELFDSISKERDFFINYTANGFNEKMSQKLEKLGFGTLEVGFSYSLDLTNKEILEKKALNLPKPAEAVSFKNRISQTGFVKKKIYDFVKSGIKPEDIAVILPDENFKEYLYLFDLPRNLNFAMGFDYSSTSTYKKLTLLLEYINDRESIKNQTEIEKESLSEIAENFLQISSKRTGFDEFRKVVEAAVESEAEEREIFEDEIEKFKILFGVMKEYTFAKKLRIFLNRLQKRSIDDVQGGKITVMGLLESRGCSFEGVIIPDFNEGIVPKPSEKDIFLDSKVRRSANLPTRNDRENLQKYYYYELFRKAKKCAVCYVKNDIDSPSRLIEEFGFFEKKSYAEKEIAGTLFSVNTPKKRTNKEIKLYYDFKKEKISATKLKDLLECKRRFYYKYIKNLKSAEMPTKAVAENEVGNILHEALKNVYRKKDAYFSVAELKKEFETEMKKLTDKSNMYMRFLTDIWTKKIEPFCENEIKRFEAGYRVFKTEQYLTASFEGFVLEGKIDRIDSKSGRFYVIDYKSGNIKLPAKYEEEKVVDFQLEFYYLLSLGYGEIEKVCYYDLKDGKLKEEKFFGEKMGLLKETLKSLEKGEVDFSMTQDFKNCRYCPYKIVCGRD; via the coding sequence ATGCTTATTTTCCCTACAGTTAGAGCTATCAGGCAGGAACGTGCAAGGCTTCAGGCAAAAGGGAATGTTTTTTTGCCCAAAATGGTAACGATAGATGAGTTTATAAAAAGATCCGTTATCGTTCCCGGAAAAAAGGCGGTTGACGAAGATACGAGAGTTATACTGCTGGGGCGGGCTGCAGATTTTGATGACTTCAAAAAACTTAAAATAGAGCGTGATTTTTTCAAATTTCTTAAAAACAGCGATTTTTTTTTCAGATTTTTTGAAGAGCTTTCAGTTGAAAAGGTCGATATATCTTCACTTTATATAACCGATATATATGCAGAGTACAGCGAGCATCTTGATATCCTTCAGGAACTTAAAAGAAGATACGAAAAGCTTCTTGAAGAATACTCTTTTTTTGACAGATTTCAGATTCCCTCCCTTTACAGGTTGAACAGAAATTTTATCGGTCAGATAGAGTATGTAAAGTTGTATCTTGAAGGTTTTGCTACCAATTTTGAACTTGAACTGTTTGATTCTATTTCAAAAGAGAGAGACTTCTTTATAAATTATACGGCTAACGGCTTCAATGAGAAAATGAGCCAAAAGTTGGAAAAACTGGGCTTTGGAACTCTTGAAGTCGGCTTTTCCTACAGCCTTGATTTGACAAACAAAGAGATATTGGAAAAAAAAGCACTCAATTTGCCCAAGCCGGCAGAGGCTGTATCTTTTAAAAACAGAATCTCCCAGACGGGATTTGTAAAGAAAAAAATATACGATTTTGTGAAAAGCGGCATTAAGCCTGAAGATATTGCTGTAATTTTGCCGGACGAAAATTTCAAAGAGTATCTCTATCTGTTTGATCTGCCCCGCAACCTCAATTTTGCAATGGGATTTGACTACTCCTCCACATCTACATATAAAAAGCTCACTCTTCTTTTGGAGTATATAAACGATAGGGAGTCTATAAAAAACCAAACTGAAATAGAAAAAGAGTCTCTATCCGAAATTGCAGAAAATTTTCTGCAAATATCATCTAAACGTACAGGTTTTGATGAATTTAGAAAAGTTGTCGAAGCTGCGGTTGAAAGCGAAGCGGAAGAGAGGGAAATTTTTGAAGATGAGATAGAGAAGTTCAAAATACTGTTTGGTGTGATGAAAGAGTATACTTTCGCAAAAAAACTTAGGATTTTTCTAAATAGACTGCAAAAGAGGTCGATTGACGATGTACAGGGGGGAAAGATAACAGTAATGGGGCTTCTTGAGAGCAGAGGATGCAGCTTTGAAGGGGTGATTATCCCGGATTTCAATGAAGGGATTGTGCCAAAGCCGAGCGAAAAAGATATATTTTTGGATTCGAAAGTCAGAAGATCGGCAAATCTTCCAACCCGAAATGATAGAGAAAATCTTCAGAAATATTACTACTACGAACTTTTTAGAAAAGCCAAAAAATGTGCGGTCTGTTATGTGAAAAACGATATTGATTCTCCTTCCAGGCTTATAGAGGAGTTCGGCTTTTTTGAAAAAAAGAGTTATGCTGAAAAAGAGATTGCAGGAACACTTTTTTCTGTCAATACCCCCAAAAAGAGAACCAACAAAGAGATAAAACTCTATTACGATTTCAAAAAAGAGAAAATTTCCGCTACGAAACTAAAAGACCTGCTGGAGTGCAAAAGAAGGTTTTACTATAAATATATCAAAAATCTTAAAAGTGCTGAAATGCCTACAAAAGCAGTCGCTGAAAATGAAGTGGGCAATATTCTTCATGAAGCACTCAAAAATGTTTACAGGAAAAAAGATGCATATTTCAGTGTAGCCGAACTCAAAAAAGAGTTTGAAACTGAGATGAAAAAACTAACGGACAAATCAAATATGTACATGCGATTTTTGACAGATATCTGGACAAAAAAAATCGAACCGTTTTGTGAAAATGAAATCAAAAGATTTGAGGCGGGGTACAGAGTATTTAAAACGGAACAATATCTGACCGCTTCTTTTGAAGGATTTGTTCTGGAAGGCAAAATAGACCGAATAGATAGCAAAAGCGGCAGGTTTTATGTAATAGACTATAAAAGCGGAAATATAAAATTGCCGGCAAAATATGAAGAAGAAAAAGTTGTCGATTTTCAACTTGAGTTTTATTATCTACTCTCTTTAGGTTACGGAGAGATAGAAAAAGTCTGTTATTATGACCTGAAAGACGGGAAGTTGAAAGAGGAGAAGTTTTTTGGAGAGAAAATGGGTCTGCTTAAGGAGACTTTGAAAAGTCTTGAAAAAGGCGAGGTCGATTTTTCTATGACACAGGATTTCAAAAATTGCCGATACTGCCCATATAAAATAGTTTGTGGAAGAGATTGA
- a CDS encoding FixH family protein: MTEKSKNYWPHFIIGLVLFSAGLVGWTIKAAIDNPVEMDNSYMLNYHTVDDNINDILKKQQIFDKNYKLAIENEKLELGKNRIVFKLFDKSGNIVENAKVSLLVTRPETVKYDKKIDAKYIGDRYVAEVDLDLEGRWNIIAKVKLPDVEGFKTYKLSTLDIPKE; this comes from the coding sequence ATGACAGAAAAAAGCAAAAACTACTGGCCGCACTTTATAATAGGTCTTGTTCTTTTTTCGGCAGGGCTTGTGGGCTGGACAATAAAAGCTGCAATTGACAATCCTGTGGAAATGGACAACAGTTATATGTTGAACTACCATACAGTTGATGATAATATTAACGATATTTTAAAAAAGCAGCAGATTTTTGATAAAAATTATAAATTGGCTATAGAGAACGAAAAACTTGAACTTGGTAAAAACCGGATAGTTTTCAAACTTTTTGATAAATCCGGAAATATTGTTGAAAATGCTAAAGTCAGTCTTCTTGTAACACGGCCCGAGACTGTAAAATATGACAAAAAAATTGACGCGAAATATATTGGCGACAGATATGTAGCAGAGGTTGATCTGGATTTGGAAGGCAGATGGAATATTATTGCGAAAGTGAAGCTGCCTGATGTGGAAGGTTTCAAAACATATAAACTCTCAACTCTGGATATCCCCAAAGAATAG
- a CDS encoding TPM domain-containing protein, translating to MAPFLFFLLTGFLNASDFILKNDNILPEKTVMKIDEMGKELQEKTGVSVYIVAVNHISGTNFKEYEENVSKSLKPPFILLTIALNDKKIDIISSDDVKSRFDKETVLSPLPWKGSILPLLTQEKGGKANVQAALLNGYADIVDQVSSSYGVELASSVGSDNRYVYDVLKLFFYGTIILILIRYLYGRFAKK from the coding sequence TTGGCTCCCTTTCTTTTTTTTCTTCTAACCGGCTTTCTCAACGCTTCCGATTTCATTCTGAAAAATGACAATATACTGCCCGAAAAAACTGTCATGAAAATAGATGAGATGGGAAAAGAGCTTCAGGAAAAAACCGGCGTTTCTGTCTATATTGTAGCAGTTAACCACATAAGCGGCACCAATTTTAAAGAGTATGAAGAAAATGTTAGCAAAAGTTTAAAGCCGCCTTTTATATTGTTAACCATTGCTTTAAATGATAAAAAAATAGATATTATTAGTTCAGATGATGTGAAAAGTAGATTTGACAAAGAGACAGTGCTCAGTCCACTACCTTGGAAAGGTTCGATTTTGCCTCTCCTTACCCAGGAAAAGGGCGGTAAAGCCAATGTTCAGGCTGCATTGCTGAACGGATATGCAGATATTGTAGACCAGGTATCATCATCTTATGGCGTTGAACTGGCCTCATCCGTAGGTAGTGACAACAGATATGTATATGATGTACTGAAGCTCTTTTTCTATGGTACGATCATTCTGATTTTGATAAGATATCTATATGGGAGATTTGCAAAAAAATGA
- the ccoG gene encoding cytochrome c oxidase accessory protein CcoG, whose protein sequence is MTQTAADAKKMKTSDYLRGWVPYRYKRYLFYGAITIIALVLPFIKIGGNHFFLLNFDQKQLHLFFVRFDMQELYLMPFVLLLLFLGIFFLTTLGGRVWCGWACPQTIFRVIYRDLFETKLLRLRKRIDNKQIEPDMSKPSNQAKKLIAILLWSVLAFVAAADFLWYFIPPEEFFQYIQNPGDHPILMGFWISTALFLIADIVFIKENFCIYICPYARVQSVMYDDDTFQTVYDYKRGGKIYEEDPQTHQIVKRVKNRKELLEQDPEAECTYCDSCVRVCPTHIDIKKGMQLECINCLECADACTKVMGALGKESLIRWTSYHALESGGKTRVFRFRVIAYLVALTIVLIALFWMGTKKESMLLNINRTSQLYKITADGRVENSYVFLFQNTDTKDHRYYFEIADNKDIAIKRPKKPFNLIAGKKVKKIVILYARKPLVKESRKDTPIPITIRAYAVDDPKISVTRKTVFVYPRWDIVEKKMKGTK, encoded by the coding sequence ATGACCCAGACAGCAGCAGATGCAAAAAAGATGAAAACCAGCGACTACCTAAGAGGGTGGGTGCCATACAGATACAAGAGATATTTGTTTTACGGGGCTATAACGATAATAGCACTAGTATTGCCATTTATAAAGATAGGTGGCAACCATTTCTTTTTGCTGAATTTCGATCAGAAGCAACTGCATCTGTTTTTCGTCAGATTCGATATGCAGGAGCTGTACCTTATGCCATTCGTGCTTCTGCTGCTGTTTTTGGGGATATTTTTTCTAACCACACTGGGGGGAAGAGTGTGGTGCGGATGGGCATGTCCGCAGACTATATTTCGGGTTATATACAGAGATCTGTTCGAGACTAAACTGCTTAGACTGAGAAAAAGAATAGATAATAAACAGATAGAGCCTGATATGAGTAAACCTTCAAATCAGGCAAAAAAACTGATAGCTATACTTCTGTGGTCCGTTCTTGCATTTGTAGCGGCGGCGGATTTTCTATGGTATTTCATACCGCCCGAGGAGTTTTTCCAATATATCCAGAACCCGGGCGATCATCCGATACTTATGGGTTTTTGGATAAGTACGGCACTTTTTTTAATAGCAGATATCGTGTTTATAAAGGAGAATTTCTGTATCTATATCTGCCCATACGCAAGAGTACAGTCGGTAATGTACGATGATGATACCTTCCAGACTGTATACGACTATAAAAGAGGCGGTAAGATATATGAAGAGGATCCCCAGACACACCAGATAGTCAAAAGAGTAAAAAACAGAAAAGAGCTTCTGGAACAAGACCCGGAGGCAGAGTGTACATACTGTGACAGCTGTGTGCGAGTATGTCCTACCCATATAGATATAAAAAAGGGTATGCAGCTTGAGTGCATCAACTGCCTCGAGTGCGCAGACGCATGTACCAAAGTGATGGGGGCACTGGGAAAAGAGAGCCTTATCAGATGGACAAGCTACCACGCTCTTGAGAGCGGAGGAAAGACAAGAGTATTCAGATTCAGAGTGATAGCATACCTTGTGGCTCTTACCATAGTTCTAATAGCACTCTTCTGGATGGGGACAAAAAAAGAGAGTATGCTCCTTAACATAAACAGAACGAGCCAGCTGTACAAAATAACAGCGGACGGAAGAGTGGAGAACTCATATGTATTTTTGTTTCAGAATACAGATACAAAAGACCACAGGTACTATTTCGAGATAGCGGACAATAAAGATATAGCTATAAAAAGACCCAAAAAGCCTTTCAATCTGATAGCGGGTAAAAAGGTTAAAAAGATAGTTATACTCTATGCCAGAAAACCTCTGGTAAAAGAGAGCAGAAAAGATACGCCTATTCCTATTACCATCAGAGCGTATGCTGTTGACGACCCGAAAATATCCGTCACCAGAAAAACTGTCTTTGTCTACCCCAGGTGGGACATTGTTGAAAAGAAAATGAAGGGTACAAAATAG
- a CDS encoding DUF4006 family protein, with protein MENTNRNVFGLHGIGGMLIAVVLLLSILAFLSTLALQTQNATAQQAYEIKDPMSIKMYGPDLENEKHVVIYGKPVGGDTKHKYQFVEK; from the coding sequence ATGGAAAACACCAATAGAAACGTATTTGGACTTCACGGCATAGGCGGAATGTTAATCGCAGTTGTACTGCTTCTTTCCATATTGGCATTTTTGTCTACGCTTGCATTGCAAACACAAAATGCTACCGCGCAGCAGGCATATGAGATAAAAGATCCGATGAGTATAAAAATGTACGGTCCGGATCTCGAAAATGAAAAACATGTTGTTATTTACGGTAAACCGGTAGGCGGTGATACTAAACACAAATATCAGTTTGTAGAGAAGTAA
- a CDS encoding c-type cytochrome, giving the protein MNWLSDNVNALALLGAAVILILTVGVVGKYFKDIKEGKSEGKLKDENWDGIGEYKNNSPIGWSLAFMGTIIWGFWYWFVGYPLNAYSQIGEYNEEVAAHTARFESKWANPTQEDLMGMGEGVFLVQCSPCHGIDATGIEGKAGDLTKWGHKQGVIDTIKNGSKGLGFPMGEMPGGLVQDDAEIDAVAEYVASGLKGEGKGAEVFATYCASCHGPDGKGMGGMAPDLTQYGTHAFVSEVLKRGKIGGHIGTMPSFKGRLTPVQEKAVGIYILSLGE; this is encoded by the coding sequence ATGAACTGGCTAAGTGATAACGTCAACGCCTTAGCATTGCTTGGTGCTGCTGTTATCCTGATACTCACGGTCGGGGTAGTCGGCAAGTACTTTAAAGATATAAAAGAGGGAAAATCTGAAGGTAAACTGAAAGATGAAAACTGGGATGGAATAGGCGAATACAAAAACAACTCTCCTATAGGCTGGTCTCTTGCATTTATGGGAACTATTATCTGGGGATTCTGGTATTGGTTTGTGGGATATCCTTTAAATGCATATTCACAGATAGGAGAGTATAACGAAGAGGTTGCGGCACATACGGCAAGATTTGAAAGCAAATGGGCCAATCCGACTCAGGAAGATCTGATGGGTATGGGTGAAGGCGTTTTTCTTGTACAGTGTTCACCATGCCACGGTATAGATGCCACCGGGATCGAAGGAAAAGCAGGAGACTTGACAAAGTGGGGACATAAGCAAGGTGTAATAGATACTATTAAAAACGGCTCCAAAGGTCTTGGCTTTCCTATGGGAGAGATGCCGGGGGGACTTGTTCAAGATGATGCTGAGATAGATGCAGTTGCGGAATATGTTGCAAGCGGACTTAAAGGTGAAGGGAAAGGCGCCGAGGTATTTGCAACATACTGTGCAAGTTGTCACGGCCCAGATGGGAAAGGAATGGGAGGAATGGCTCCTGACCTAACTCAATATGGTACACATGCTTTTGTTTCGGAAGTTCTTAAAAGAGGTAAAATAGGCGGACATATCGGTACTATGCCTTCTTTTAAAGGAAGATTGACTCCGGTACAGGAAAAAGCGGTAGGCATATATATCCTATCACTTGGCGAGTAA
- a CDS encoding cytochrome c oxidase, cbb3-type, CcoQ subunit, translated as MDLREIQAYAYFFFVVFLTLVLYGYIVHLYRSEKKGLRDYEKYGKIALDDEPGSPPVEEIKSDEKANDKKEQ; from the coding sequence ATGGACTTAAGAGAGATACAGGCTTATGCCTATTTTTTCTTTGTAGTGTTTTTGACTCTAGTTTTGTACGGATATATAGTGCATCTGTACAGAAGTGAAAAGAAGGGTCTAAGAGATTATGAAAAATATGGAAAAATCGCACTTGATGATGAGCCTGGATCTCCTCCTGTCGAGGAGATCAAAAGCGATGAAAAAGCAAATGATAAAAAGGAGCAGTAA
- the ccoO gene encoding cytochrome-c oxidase, cbb3-type subunit II: MFGWLERNPFFFAVGVFVVIAFAGLIEILPDFAQQSRPLVGTKPYTVLELAGRQVYIKDSCNACHSQLIRPFKSETDRYGMYSLSGEYAYDRPFLWGSKRTGPDLHRVGNYRTTDWHENHMWDPTSVVPGSIMPAYKHMFKNDTDIETAYAEALTVKKVFNVPYDTDIDGDGKIDVPLGSYEEAVENAKKQAAEIVAQMKNQDVKDAFKNGQIKEIVALIAYLNRLK; this comes from the coding sequence ATGTTTGGATGGTTAGAAAGAAATCCCTTTTTCTTTGCGGTTGGTGTATTTGTAGTAATCGCTTTTGCGGGACTTATCGAGATATTGCCTGATTTTGCACAGCAGTCAAGACCTTTAGTGGGAACGAAGCCATATACGGTACTTGAGCTTGCAGGAAGGCAGGTTTATATAAAAGATAGTTGTAATGCGTGTCATTCGCAGCTTATCAGACCTTTTAAATCTGAAACGGATAGATACGGAATGTACAGTCTCAGTGGAGAGTATGCATATGACAGACCTTTCCTTTGGGGTTCTAAAAGAACTGGTCCCGATCTTCACAGGGTAGGAAACTACAGAACGACGGACTGGCATGAAAACCATATGTGGGATCCCACTTCTGTTGTTCCCGGTTCTATTATGCCTGCATATAAGCATATGTTTAAAAACGATACTGATATAGAAACGGCATATGCTGAGGCATTGACAGTCAAAAAGGTGTTCAATGTTCCTTATGATACAGATATTGACGGCGACGGAAAAATCGATGTACCGCTCGGCAGTTATGAAGAAGCGGTTGAGAATGCAAAAAAACAGGCGGCAGAGATAGTAGCACAGATGAAAAACCAGGATGTAAAAGATGCATTCAAAAACGGTCAGATAAAAGAGATTGTCGCTCTTATTGCATATCTGAACAGGTTGAAATAA
- the ccoN gene encoding cytochrome-c oxidase, cbb3-type subunit I, with protein sequence MQHNPAVEYDYTVAKWFSYLTILFGILGMGVGVLIAFQLAFPELNYIFGEYSLFSRLRPIHTNVVAYGFTVSGIFATWYYVGQRVLKVSMAESKFLMTIGKVHFWIYFITALLAVVSLLFRVTTSKEYAQFEWPLDILVVVLWVLWGVSIFGLIGIRREKTLYISLWYYIAAFLAVAMLYLFNNMEVPTRLVTGYGSWLHSVSWYAGTNDAMVQWWFGHNAVAFVFTTPIIAMIYYFLPKESGQPVYSYKLSLLSFWGLMFVYLWAGGHHLIYSTVPDWMQTMGSIFSVVLILPSWGSALNMLLTMKGEWNQLKENPLIKFMVLASTFYMLSTLEGPIQSIKSVNALAHFTDWIPGHVHDGTLGWVGFMIIAALMHMAPRFYKREIYSKKLLEMQFWLQTTGIVLYFSSMWIAGITQGMMWRAVDQYGNLAYSFIDTVTVLHPYYTLRAIGGLMYFIGLFMWAYNFYKTMTASKAIEKEPQFASPMAA encoded by the coding sequence ATGCAACACAATCCTGCAGTTGAGTATGATTATACTGTTGCAAAATGGTTTAGCTATCTGACCATTTTGTTCGGAATTCTGGGTATGGGCGTTGGCGTTCTGATCGCCTTCCAGTTGGCTTTTCCCGAACTTAACTATATTTTCGGAGAATACAGTCTTTTTAGCAGACTGAGACCAATCCACACAAATGTTGTGGCATACGGATTTACAGTCAGCGGTATATTTGCCACATGGTATTATGTAGGACAGAGGGTCCTTAAAGTATCAATGGCAGAGTCCAAGTTTCTTATGACTATTGGAAAAGTCCATTTCTGGATCTATTTTATTACTGCTCTTTTGGCTGTTGTATCTCTACTTTTCAGAGTAACAACATCAAAAGAGTATGCACAGTTTGAATGGCCACTCGATATTCTGGTCGTTGTACTGTGGGTTCTTTGGGGTGTAAGTATATTTGGACTTATAGGAATAAGAAGAGAAAAGACTCTCTATATCTCTCTTTGGTATTATATAGCAGCATTTCTTGCAGTTGCGATGCTATATCTTTTCAATAATATGGAAGTACCTACAAGACTTGTTACAGGATACGGAAGCTGGTTGCACTCCGTTTCATGGTACGCAGGAACAAATGATGCGATGGTTCAGTGGTGGTTCGGACACAATGCAGTTGCGTTTGTTTTCACGACTCCGATAATCGCTATGATCTATTATTTCCTACCTAAAGAGTCAGGACAGCCTGTATATTCTTATAAACTGTCGCTTCTTTCCTTCTGGGGATTGATGTTTGTATATCTTTGGGCAGGCGGACACCACCTTATCTACTCTACAGTTCCGGACTGGATGCAGACAATGGGTTCTATTTTCTCTGTTGTGTTGATTCTTCCGTCCTGGGGAAGTGCTCTTAACATGCTTCTTACCATGAAAGGTGAGTGGAATCAGCTTAAAGAGAATCCTTTAATCAAATTTATGGTTCTTGCTTCAACGTTCTATATGTTGAGTACTCTTGAAGGGCCGATTCAGTCAATCAAATCTGTTAACGCACTTGCACACTTTACCGATTGGATTCCAGGACACGTTCATGACGGAACGCTCGGATGGGTAGGATTTATGATAATTGCTGCCCTAATGCATATGGCTCCGAGATTTTACAAAAGAGAGATTTACAGCAAAAAACTTCTTGAGATGCAGTTCTGGCTGCAGACAACCGGTATAGTTCTATACTTCTCAAGCATGTGGATTGCAGGTATTACACAGGGTATGATGTGGAGAGCTGTTGACCAGTATGGTAACCTTGCCTACTCTTTCATAGATACTGTTACAGTTCTTCATCCATACTATACATTAAGAGCAATAGGCGGTTTGATGTACTTTATTGGTCTGTTTATGTGGGCTTATAATTTCTATAAAACTATGACGGCGTCAAAAGCGATTGAGAAAGAACCTCAATTTGCTTCACCGATGGCAGCATAA
- a CDS encoding response regulator transcription factor → MENCKKLLKELSLLYVEDEKNIRELLKDVLSGDFKNFYTASDAQEGMEIFMSKKPDIVVTDIEMPGTNGLEFAKEIKQISKNTPVLLLTAYSEKERLFKAIDVGVNKYLVKPFTPEKLLDVLCEIAEGLYKENIFVNLGEGFVFDMKKRELLNSKKEPIILTKKELLFVELLAKNLGRVVTIEEIRSTVWQDDIFTEAALRALVKRVRQKSSKTLIKNFPGIGYKIKE, encoded by the coding sequence ATGGAAAATTGCAAAAAACTGCTTAAAGAGTTATCTCTATTATATGTGGAGGATGAAAAAAATATTAGAGAGCTTTTAAAAGATGTTCTCTCCGGTGACTTTAAAAATTTTTATACCGCTTCCGATGCACAGGAAGGAATGGAAATTTTTATGTCGAAAAAACCTGATATAGTAGTAACAGATATCGAAATGCCAGGTACCAACGGTCTTGAATTTGCAAAAGAGATCAAACAGATATCAAAAAACACCCCTGTTCTTTTGTTAACGGCATATAGCGAAAAAGAGAGGCTTTTCAAAGCGATTGATGTAGGTGTAAATAAATATCTCGTAAAACCTTTTACACCGGAGAAGTTGCTTGATGTTTTATGTGAAATTGCAGAAGGACTATATAAAGAAAATATTTTTGTGAACCTGGGTGAGGGATTTGTTTTTGATATGAAAAAAAGAGAACTCTTAAATTCAAAAAAAGAGCCTATAATACTTACAAAAAAAGAACTCCTCTTTGTTGAACTTCTTGCAAAAAATCTTGGAAGAGTTGTTACGATCGAAGAGATACGTTCAACTGTATGGCAGGATGATATTTTTACTGAAGCTGCTCTTAGAGCACTGGTTAAGAGAGTGAGACAAAAAAGTTCCAAAACATTGATAAAAAACTTCCCGGGAATCGGATATAAGATAAAAGAGTGA